The Pseudomonas sp. Marseille-Q3773 DNA window GCGAAGACCCGGCCGTACTCGCCAAGCGCTACGAAGGCCGCGAGCTTACCGTGCTGGATGTCTCCGAAGTGCAGCTCGATGGCGCTGCCACGCTGTCGATCAGTTTCTCCGCGCCGCTGGATGCCAAGCAGGATTTGGCTACCAAGGTGCACCTGGTCGACACCGTCAAAGGCAAGCTCGACGGCGCCTGGGAACTCTCCGACAACCAGATGGAGCTGCGCCTGCGCCACCTTGAGCCGCAGCGCAAGCTGGTGCTGACCGTGGACAAGGGCCTGCTGGCCGTCAATGGCAAGCAGCTGGAAGAGGAATCGATCACCCGCCTGGAAACCCGCGACATGCAGCCGACCATCGGCTTCGCCAGCCGCGGTTCGCTGTTACCCACGCGCCTGGCCGAGGGCCTGCCGGTGATCGCCCTGAACGTGGACAAGGTCGATGTCGAGTTCTTCCGGGTCAAGCCGGAAATGCTCTCGACCTTCCTGGCCAACTGGGGGCGTAACAGCAGCCTGTACTACTACCAGTCCAAGGAAACCCTGGACATGGCCGCGCTGGTCTACAGCGGCCGCTTCGACCTCAACCCCGCGCGCAACACCCGCGAGACCGTGCTGCTGCCGATCGCCGGCATCAAGCCGTTGCAGGAACCAGGCGTATACCTGGCGGTGATGCGGGCCTCGGGCACCTATGACTACTCGCAGCCGGCGACGCTGTTCACCCTGAGCGACATCGGCGTGTCCGCGCACCGTTACCGCGACCGCCTCGATGTGTTCGCCCAGGCCCTGGAAGGCGGCAAGGCGATGAGTGGCGTCAACCTGGAAATCCATGACGACAAGGGCAAGCTGCTGGCCCAGGCCAGCACCGATGGCGATGGCCACGCCCAGCTGCCGATCACGCCCAAGGCCGATACCCTGATCGCCACCCAGGGCGTGCACACCACCCTGTTGCGCCTGAATACTGCGGCGCTGGACCTGGCCGAGTTCGATATCACCGGGCCCCAGGCCAACCCGCTGCAGTTCTTCATCTTCGGCCCGCGCGACCTGTACCGCCCGGGTGAAACCGTGCTGCTCAATGGCCTGCTGCGTGACCAGGACGGCAAGCCGGTCAAGGCTCAGCCGGTGAGCGTGGAAGTGCGCCGACCGGATGAGCAGGTCAGCCGCAAGTTCGTCTGGGAGGCCGACAGCAATGGCCTTTACCAGTACCAGCTGCAACTGGCTACCGAGGCCCCGACCGGCCGCTGGCAGTTGTTGCTGGACCTCGGCGGCGGGCGCAAGCAGGTGTATGAATTCCTCGTCGAAGACTTCCTGCCCGAGCGCCTGGCGCTGGAACTCAAGGGCAGCAGCACACCGCTGTCGCCTGACGAGAATGCGCGCATCCGGGTCAATGGCCGTTACCTCTACGGCGCCCCGGCAGCCGGCAATCGCCTGAGCGGCCAGGCCTATGTCCGCCCGCTGCGCGAGGCGGTACCTGCGTTGCCCGGCTACCAGTTCGGTTCAGTCACCGAAACCGAGCTGAACCAGGACCTGGAGCTGGACGAAGTGACCCTCGACCAGGCCGGCAAGGCCGTGGTCGAAATTGAAAGCCGTTGGGCTGAAGCCCGCTCGCCGCTGCAACTGACCGTACAGGCCAGCCTGCAGGAGTCGGGTGGTCGGCCAATTACCCGGCGCCTGGAACAACCCATCTGGCCGGCCGAGCGCCTGCCAGGCCTGCGTGGCCTGTTCGACGGTGAGGAAACCGACAGCGACGCGCCGGTGGAATTCGAGTTCCTGGTAGCCGACCGCGACGGCAACAAGTTGGCCGCCGAAGACCTCAAGGTGCGCTTGATCCGCGAGCGCCGCGACTATTACTGGAACTACTCGCAGAGCGATGGCTGGAGCTACGCCTACAACGAGAAGTTCCTCACCCAGAGCGAAGAGACCATCAGCGTCAAGGCCGGCTCCACCGCCAAGCTGAGCTTCCCGGTTGAATGGGGCCCGTACCGCGTCGAGGTGGAAGACCCGCAAACCGGCCTGGTGTCCAGCGAGCGCTTCTGGGCTGGCTACCGTGCCCAGGACAACGCCGAAGGCGGCGCAGTGCGCCCGGACCAGGTCAAGCTGGCACTGGACAAACCATCCTATGCCGACGGCGCTACCGCCAAGGTCACCGTTACCCCGCCGGCCGCCGGCAGTGGCTACCTGATGATCGAGTCCAGCGACGGCCCGCTGTGGTGGCAGGAGATCGACGTGCCCGCCGAAGGCAAGACCTTCGACGTGGAGCTGGACGAGAAATGGGCCCGCCATGACCTGTACATCAGCGCACTGGTGATCCGCCCTGGTGAGCGCAAGGCCAATGCCACGCCGAAACGCGCGGTGGGCGTGCTGCACCTGCCGCTGGACCGTGCCGAGCGCAAGCTGGCGGTGAGCCTGCAGGCGCCGGAAAAGATGCGCCCGAAACAACCGTTGACGGTCAAGGTCAAGGCCGCCAATGCCGATGGCAGTATCCCCAAGCAGGTGCATGTGCTGTTGTCGGCGGTGGATGTGGGCATCCTCAACATCACCGACTTCAAGACCCCCGACCCGTTCGCCAGCCTGTTCGGGCGCAAGGCCTATGGTGCCGACCAGCTGGATATCTACGGCCAGTTGATCGAAGCCGGCCAGGGCCGCCTGGCCAGCCTGGCATTCGGCGGTGACGCGGCGATGGCCAAGGGTGGCAAGCGCCCCAATACTACCGTGGCCATCGTTGCCCAGCAGAGCCTGCCGGTGACCCTGGATGACAAGGGCGAGGGCCAGGCCACGGTCGATATCCCCGATTTCAACGGCGAGCTGCGGCTGATGGCCCAGGCCTGGACCGAGGAACACTTCGGCATGGCCGAAGGCAAGACGGTGGTCGCCGCGCCACTGATTGCCGAGCTTTCGGCGCCGCGCTTCCTCGCCGGTGGCGACCGCACCAGCCTGGCGCTGGACCTGGCCAACCTGTCCGGCCGCGCCCAGCAGCTGAACGTTGAAATCACTACCGAAGGCCAGCTGAGCCTGGCGTCCAGTGCCCAACAGAACGTCACCCTGGCCGAGGGCCAGCGCTCGACGCTGATGATCCCGGTACAGGCCCAGGGTGGCCTGGGCCAGGGCAAGGTGCATGTGCGGGTCACTGGCCTGCAGCTGCCG harbors:
- a CDS encoding alpha-2-macroglobulin; translated protein: MFNKGLLLACALALLSACDSSTPDKPAPAEKPAASAPVAAPAAQREDPAVLAKRYEGRELTVLDVSEVQLDGAATLSISFSAPLDAKQDLATKVHLVDTVKGKLDGAWELSDNQMELRLRHLEPQRKLVLTVDKGLLAVNGKQLEEESITRLETRDMQPTIGFASRGSLLPTRLAEGLPVIALNVDKVDVEFFRVKPEMLSTFLANWGRNSSLYYYQSKETLDMAALVYSGRFDLNPARNTRETVLLPIAGIKPLQEPGVYLAVMRASGTYDYSQPATLFTLSDIGVSAHRYRDRLDVFAQALEGGKAMSGVNLEIHDDKGKLLAQASTDGDGHAQLPITPKADTLIATQGVHTTLLRLNTAALDLAEFDITGPQANPLQFFIFGPRDLYRPGETVLLNGLLRDQDGKPVKAQPVSVEVRRPDEQVSRKFVWEADSNGLYQYQLQLATEAPTGRWQLLLDLGGGRKQVYEFLVEDFLPERLALELKGSSTPLSPDENARIRVNGRYLYGAPAAGNRLSGQAYVRPLREAVPALPGYQFGSVTETELNQDLELDEVTLDQAGKAVVEIESRWAEARSPLQLTVQASLQESGGRPITRRLEQPIWPAERLPGLRGLFDGEETDSDAPVEFEFLVADRDGNKLAAEDLKVRLIRERRDYYWNYSQSDGWSYAYNEKFLTQSEETISVKAGSTAKLSFPVEWGPYRVEVEDPQTGLVSSERFWAGYRAQDNAEGGAVRPDQVKLALDKPSYADGATAKVTVTPPAAGSGYLMIESSDGPLWWQEIDVPAEGKTFDVELDEKWARHDLYISALVIRPGERKANATPKRAVGVLHLPLDRAERKLAVSLQAPEKMRPKQPLTVKVKAANADGSIPKQVHVLLSAVDVGILNITDFKTPDPFASLFGRKAYGADQLDIYGQLIEAGQGRLASLAFGGDAAMAKGGKRPNTTVAIVAQQSLPVTLDDKGEGQATVDIPDFNGELRLMAQAWTEEHFGMAEGKTVVAAPLIAELSAPRFLAGGDRTSLALDLANLSGRAQQLNVEITTEGQLSLASSAQQNVTLAEGQRSTLMIPVQAQGGLGQGKVHVRVTGLQLPNEPTGAFEREWTLGVRPAYPAMLKHYRVALKDQPWSLPEADLAAFEPAGLEATLALSSRPPLNLGEQIRALEAYPYGCLEQTTSGLYPSLYADADSLKRLGIKGEPADVRKRKIEMGIEHLLGMQRYNGSFGLWSSDSEEEYWLTAYVTDFLLRARDQGYGVPAEALKKASERLLRYVQERNLIEVDYSDDAEHTRFAVQAYAALVLARSQQAPLGALRGLFERRADARSGLPLVQLAVALEKMGDKPRANQALQAGLAISRSKGWMADYGSPLRDQALILALLQENDMASSKVDQRLFALSDELAANRWLSTQERNALFLAGRGLLGKPEGQWQARLDSAGEVREFNNAESGMKLEGPLLAAPLTVQNQGSETLYQQLTLSGYPRQAQPAGGNGMQVRREYLGMNGQPLDLHSLRSGDLVLVHLALKADNPVPDALVVDLLPAGLELENQNLAQSAASLDNASSAVKEWRDSMQNASLVHQEYRDDRYVAALKLDGYGTTHLLYLARAVTPGTYRVPPPQVESMYRPNLQAVGDGQGEMTVRAR